A region of Sparus aurata chromosome 8, fSpaAur1.1, whole genome shotgun sequence DNA encodes the following proteins:
- the LOC115586222 gene encoding ras-related and estrogen-regulated growth inhibitor-like protein, whose translation MDANIVVMGTESVGKSALTVRLLTRRFIGEYGDIESIYSHSFMVDGRELTLNIWDSPYTEDLSVEASLLEKKKVQWADGYVLVYSICDRASFNTVSRLIQFIKSTKDYLSTDKTPIVIVGNKRDLHHRRTVLSEEGWMLALKTDCHFYEVSAAENYHSVLMVFHGLVDRMKDAKLTMKRPLGFRGIVKSMSAVFARRRTDSF comes from the exons ATGGATGCCAACATTGTCGTCATGGGGACTGAAAGCGTCGGGAAATCTG ctctGACTGTGCGCCTCTTGACTCGGAGGTTCATCGGAGAGTACGGAGACATTG AGTCCATCTACAGTCACAGTTTCATGGTGGATGGGAGAGAACTCACTCTCAACATCTGGGATTCACCTTATACAGAG GACTTGTCAGTGGAGGCGTCACTCCTCGAGAAGAAGAAGGTCCAGTGGGCAGACGGCTACGTTCTGGTCTACAGCATCTGCGACAGGGCCAGTTTCAACACCGTCAGCAGGCTCATTCAGTTCATCAAGTCCACCAAAGACTACCTGAGCACAGACAAGACGCCCATAGTGATCGTGGGCAACAAGCGGGACCTCCACCACAGGCGGACGGTGCTGAGCGAGGAGGGCTGGATGCTGGCTCTCAAGACAGACTGCCACTTCTACGAGGTGTCGGCGGCCGAGAACTACCACAGCGTGCTCATGGTGTTTCACGGGCTGGTGGACAGGATGAAGGACGCCAAGCTGACGATGAAGAGGCCTCTGGGCTTCAGGGGCATTGTGAAGAGCATGTCCGCGGTGTTCGCAAGGAGACGGACAGACTCCTTTTAG
- the gnrhr4 gene encoding gonadotropin releasing hormone receptor 4 produces the protein MFHQLTDQALNDSCPGPASVCNRSADGDALQLPTFSTAAKVRVIITFTLCAVSAVCNLVVLWAASNGGKRKSHVRILIMNLTVADLLVTFIVMPVDAVWNITVQWQAGDVACRLLMFMKLVAMYSCAFVTVVISLDRQSAILNPLGISEAKRKSKIMLTVAWTMSVVLSLPQMFIFHNVTITVPENFTQCTTHGSFVQHWQETLYNMFTFVCLFLLPLVIMIFCYTRILIEISSRMARNNLLSRDVHLRRSHNNIPKARMRTLKMSIVIVTSFIICWTPYYLLGLWYWLFPEKMEETVSHSLTHMLFIFGLFNACLDPITYGLFTIHLRQGPKGRFRSANTRSETEGNTCLVHMNRLSSHRRIASGGHNTNVEENGDSNCRKSAARPVILVSKI, from the exons ATGTTCCACCAGCTGACGGATCAAGCGCTGAATGACAGCTGCCCGGGACCCGCGTCGGTGTGCAATAGGAGCGCCGATGGAGACGCGCTCCAGCTGCCCACTTTCTCCACCGCGGCCAAAGTCAGAGTCATCATCACCTTCACTCTGTGCGCGGTGTCCGCTGTGTGCAACTTGGTCGTGCTCTGGGCTGCGAGCAACGGCGGCAAGCGCAAGTCCCACGTCCGGATACTGATAATGAACCTGACGGTGGCGGACCTGCTGGTGACTTTCATCGTGATGCCTGTGGACGCGGTGTGGAACATCACGGTGCAGTGGCAGGCGGGGGACGTCGCCTGCAGGCTGCTGATGTTCATGAAGCTGGTGGCGATGTACTCCTGCGCGTTTGTCACTGTGGTCATTAGCTTGGACAGGCAGTCAGCCATCCTCAACCCTCTGGGCATCAGCGAGGCCAAGAGGAAAAGCAAAATCATGCTGACTGTGGCCTGGACGATGAGCGTggtcctctccctccctcag ATGTTTATATTTCACAATGTGACCATCACGGTGCCGGAGAACTTCACCCAGTGCACCACCCATGGCAGTTTTGTCCAGCACTGGCAGGAGACCCTCTACAACATGTTCACCTTTGTGTGCCTCTTCCTGCTGCCTTTGGTCATCATGATCTTCTGCTACACGCGAATCCTTATCGAGATATCCAGCCGCATGGCCCGGAATAACC TGCTGTCGAGAGATGTGCATCTCCGCCGCTCTCACAACAACATCCCTAAAGCACGGATGCGGACTCTTAAGATGAGCATTGTCATCGTGACGTCCTTCATCATCTGCTGGACTCCTTACTACCTGCTGGGCCTGTGGTACTGGTTGTTCCCCGAAAAAATGGAGGAGACGGTCTCTCATTCGCTCACTCACATGTTGTTTATCTTTGGCCTCTTCAACGCCTGTCTGGACCCCATCACTTACGGTCTGTTCACCATTCACCTCCGCCAGGGTCCGAAGGGACGCTTCCGCAGTGCTAACACGAGGAGTGAAACAGAAGGAAACACTTGCCTTGTGCACATGAACCGCCTGTCATCTCACAGGCGGATCGCCTCAGGTGGCCACAACACAAACGTAGAGGAAAATGGCGACAgcaactgcagaaaaagtgccGCGAGGCCTGTAATCCTAGTAAGCAAGATATAG